One window of the Thermococcus sp. P6 genome contains the following:
- a CDS encoding CDC48 family AAA ATPase, which produces MSEKREVKLKVASAYQRDVGRGIVRIDRRAMHEIGVQSGDIVEIIGTKNTAAVVWPAYPEDEGLGIIRMDGTMRKNAGVGLGDEVSVRKAEVKEAKKVIVAPTEPLRFGHDFVEWFHSRLMGRPVVRGDYLKVSILGQELTFVVTATTPAGIVQITEFTEFNVSEKPVKEVSKTAALGVTYEDIGGLGDVIQKVREMIELPLKHPEIFEKLGIEPPKGVLLYGPPGTGKTLLAKAVANEANAHFIAINGPEIMSKYYGESEERLREVFKEAEENAPTIIFIDEIDAIAPKREEVTGEVEKRVVSQLLTLMDGLKSRGKVIVIAATNRPDAIDPALRRPGRFDRELEVGVPDKTGRKEILQIHTRGMPIEPEFRRDRVIEILEELERNDAYREAAETAMLRIKYAKDEDIPKILRDVNERLYEEVRARLIDLLLEELAEVTHGFVGADLAALAREAAMAALRRIIKEGRIDFEAEHIPKEVLEELKVTREDFYEALKMIEPSALREVLIEVPNVRWDDIGGLEEAKQELREAVEWPLKYPEAFLGLGITPPKGILLYGPPGTGKTLLAKAVANESEANFIGIRGPEVLSKWVGESEKNVREIFRKARQAAPTVIFIDEIDAIAPARGSDVNRVTDRLINQLLTEMDGIQENSGVVVIAATNRPDILDPALLRPGRFDRLILVPAPDERARLEILKVHTRNVPLAEEVSLEELARKTEGYSGADIEALVREAAMTAMRRALQVGIIRPGMKADEIRRRVKVTMKDFESALKKVGPSISKETMEYYRKIQEKFKQSRGG; this is translated from the coding sequence ATGTCCGAAAAGAGGGAGGTCAAGCTCAAGGTGGCTTCCGCTTACCAGCGCGACGTTGGTAGGGGAATAGTTAGGATAGACAGGAGAGCCATGCACGAGATTGGCGTTCAGAGCGGTGACATCGTCGAAATCATCGGAACGAAGAACACCGCCGCCGTGGTGTGGCCGGCCTATCCGGAGGACGAAGGACTGGGCATAATCAGAATGGACGGGACCATGAGAAAGAACGCCGGCGTTGGCCTCGGGGACGAGGTCTCGGTGAGAAAGGCGGAAGTGAAGGAGGCAAAGAAGGTAATCGTTGCCCCAACGGAACCGCTCCGCTTCGGCCATGACTTCGTCGAGTGGTTCCACAGCAGACTGATGGGCAGGCCCGTTGTCAGGGGTGATTACCTCAAGGTCAGCATCCTCGGTCAGGAACTCACCTTCGTGGTTACCGCGACGACTCCCGCCGGCATAGTCCAGATAACCGAATTCACGGAATTCAACGTGAGCGAGAAGCCCGTTAAGGAGGTCAGCAAGACCGCCGCTCTGGGCGTTACCTACGAGGACATCGGCGGGCTGGGCGACGTCATCCAGAAGGTCAGGGAGATGATAGAGCTCCCGCTCAAGCACCCGGAGATATTCGAGAAGCTCGGTATAGAGCCGCCGAAGGGAGTTCTCCTCTACGGTCCACCCGGAACGGGTAAGACGCTTCTCGCGAAGGCGGTTGCCAACGAAGCCAACGCCCACTTCATAGCAATTAACGGACCCGAAATAATGAGCAAGTACTACGGAGAAAGCGAAGAACGCCTGAGGGAAGTCTTCAAAGAGGCGGAGGAAAACGCTCCGACCATAATCTTCATTGATGAGATCGACGCGATAGCCCCCAAGAGGGAGGAAGTCACGGGAGAAGTTGAAAAACGCGTGGTATCACAGTTATTAACCCTGATGGACGGTCTGAAGAGCCGCGGGAAAGTCATAGTCATAGCGGCAACCAACAGGCCCGACGCGATCGATCCAGCGTTGAGAAGACCCGGAAGGTTCGACAGGGAACTCGAGGTAGGAGTGCCAGACAAAACCGGAAGAAAAGAAATCCTCCAGATCCACACAAGAGGAATGCCCATCGAACCGGAGTTCAGGAGGGACAGGGTTATTGAGATACTGGAAGAGCTGGAGAGAAACGATGCCTACCGCGAGGCCGCGGAGACGGCCATGCTGAGGATCAAGTACGCAAAGGACGAGGACATCCCGAAGATACTGAGGGACGTAAACGAAAGGCTCTACGAGGAGGTCCGGGCGAGGCTGATAGACCTTCTCCTTGAGGAACTGGCGGAGGTCACCCATGGCTTCGTCGGGGCGGATCTGGCGGCACTCGCAAGAGAAGCGGCAATGGCAGCACTCAGAAGGATCATCAAGGAGGGCAGAATAGACTTCGAAGCCGAGCACATACCCAAGGAAGTCCTTGAGGAGCTCAAGGTGACGAGGGAGGACTTCTACGAGGCCCTGAAGATGATCGAACCCTCAGCCCTAAGAGAAGTCCTCATAGAAGTACCAAACGTCCGCTGGGACGACATCGGAGGACTCGAAGAAGCAAAACAGGAACTCCGCGAAGCAGTAGAATGGCCACTGAAGTACCCGGAGGCCTTCCTCGGGCTGGGCATAACCCCGCCGAAGGGGATACTCCTCTACGGTCCACCCGGGACAGGTAAGACGCTACTGGCCAAGGCCGTCGCTAACGAGAGCGAGGCGAACTTCATAGGCATTCGCGGTCCCGAAGTGCTGAGCAAGTGGGTTGGCGAGAGCGAGAAGAACGTCAGGGAGATATTCAGGAAGGCGAGGCAGGCGGCTCCAACGGTGATCTTCATAGACGAGATCGACGCGATAGCTCCCGCGAGAGGGAGCGACGTGAACAGGGTTACGGACAGGCTCATCAACCAGCTCTTAACCGAGATGGACGGCATACAGGAGAACAGCGGGGTCGTGGTTATAGCGGCAACCAACAGGCCGGACATCCTCGATCCAGCTCTATTAAGGCCGGGGAGGTTCGACAGGCTTATACTCGTCCCGGCTCCCGATGAGAGGGCGAGGCTGGAGATACTCAAGGTGCACACGAGGAACGTTCCATTGGCGGAGGAGGTTAGCCTCGAAGAGCTGGCAAGGAAAACCGAGGGCTACAGTGGAGCGGACATAGAAGCCCTCGTAAGAGAAGCCGCCATGACCGCGATGAGAAGGGCGCTCCAGGTGGGCATCATAAGGCCGGGCATGAAGGCCGACGAGATAAGGAGAAGGGTAAAGGTAACCATGAAGGACTTCGAAAGCGCCCTCAAAAAGGTGGGTCCCAGCATAAGCAAGGAAACGATGGAGTACTACAGAAAGATTCAGGAGAAGTTCAAACAGTCCAGAGGGGGCTGA
- a CDS encoding Hsp20/alpha crystallin family protein → MVWRRDRYWDPFDVIREIQEEIDDIFRDFFRGPRLWSHREPEERYEFMSETWREPFADIFDRGDRFVITVELPGVRKEDIRLRVTEEAVYIEAQVKREKELEEEGAIRIERHYSGYRRVIRLPEEVIPEKAKARYNNGVLEIEIPKKSPRKEKEGFEVKIE, encoded by the coding sequence ATGGTGTGGAGGAGGGACCGCTACTGGGATCCCTTCGACGTTATTAGGGAGATACAGGAGGAAATAGACGATATCTTCAGGGACTTCTTCAGGGGACCAAGGCTCTGGAGCCACCGCGAACCCGAGGAGCGCTACGAGTTCATGAGCGAGACGTGGAGGGAGCCCTTCGCGGACATCTTCGACCGCGGTGACAGGTTCGTGATAACCGTCGAACTGCCGGGGGTCAGGAAGGAGGATATCAGGCTCCGCGTTACCGAGGAGGCGGTCTACATCGAGGCCCAGGTAAAGCGCGAGAAGGAGCTCGAGGAGGAAGGGGCAATAAGGATCGAGCGCCACTACTCGGGCTACAGGAGGGTCATCAGGCTGCCCGAGGAGGTTATACCCGAGAAGGCCAAGGCCAGATACAACAACGGCGTCCTCGAGATAGAGATACCCAAGAAGTCCCCGAGGAAAGAGAAGGAAGGGTTCGAGGTCAAGATCGAGTGA
- a CDS encoding MBL fold metallo-hydrolase translates to MILENVGLDSSATLAFQSHAHADHFVSGRIIFSTRPTKFLSHLRKGGFYREVKFGKRFYLGDFKAKLYPAGHMLGSAGIKLWLENGTLFYTGDTKWFKLRTAEKSRFPGADFLIVEATFGVPGFSFPAPREAEKRLVGLVEEALDRGKRPVLYVNRMGKAQEVMKILDLHGYTVRVPGEVLKVARVYSKFGVSFKNVSPEGDVVLASGMERSSLPEPGVRVSGFGELKLSNHADFWELIRIVERVNPERVFTVYGFSREFARTLNGLGYDAQAISRDSVLNFSGREF, encoded by the coding sequence ATGATACTGGAGAACGTCGGTCTCGACAGCTCGGCCACCTTAGCCTTCCAGAGCCACGCCCACGCGGACCACTTCGTAAGCGGCCGGATAATCTTCTCGACCAGACCAACGAAGTTCCTCAGCCATCTGAGAAAGGGGGGCTTTTACCGGGAGGTTAAATTCGGGAAGCGCTTCTACCTCGGCGATTTCAAGGCCAAGCTATATCCCGCAGGCCATATGCTCGGCTCTGCCGGAATAAAGCTGTGGCTCGAAAACGGGACGCTTTTCTATACCGGAGACACGAAGTGGTTCAAACTAAGAACGGCCGAGAAGAGCCGATTTCCGGGGGCAGATTTCCTCATCGTGGAGGCCACCTTCGGGGTTCCGGGTTTCTCCTTTCCAGCTCCAAGAGAGGCCGAGAAAAGGCTGGTAGGACTTGTCGAGGAGGCCCTCGATAGGGGAAAAAGGCCCGTTCTATACGTCAACCGGATGGGGAAGGCTCAGGAGGTCATGAAGATACTCGACCTGCACGGCTACACCGTAAGGGTTCCGGGGGAGGTACTGAAGGTGGCGCGCGTTTATTCCAAGTTCGGGGTCTCCTTCAAGAACGTCTCCCCGGAGGGCGACGTCGTGCTGGCTTCCGGCATGGAGAGGTCTTCACTTCCGGAGCCTGGAGTTAGGGTCTCCGGCTTCGGGGAATTAAAGCTCAGCAACCACGCCGACTTCTGGGAGCTCATCAGGATCGTGGAGAGGGTGAATCCCGAGAGGGTGTTCACCGTCTACGGCTTTTCGAGGGAGTTCGCCCGGACACTCAACGGCCTCGGCTACGATGCTCAGGCCATCTCAAGGGACTCCGTTCTGAATTTTAGCGGAAGAGAATTTTAG
- a CDS encoding ABC transporter ATP-binding protein: MGTYIIETRNLTKFFGKMNAVYHLNLRVPKGAVYGFLGPNGAGKTTTIKMLTGALRPTYGEIRIFDLEMPRQRVEIMRNVGYMPERPLAYEDMTIFEFLTYMGRLLGLPKDEAVREARELMAYTGVGKLAFKGIKELSSGQRQRVTFAMALLGDPELLILDEPTSNLDPLGRMEFIGKVLELAKSGKTIFVSSHIVSEIERMCNHVGLIKDGELIEQGRVRELVKVDGTDYDVMVSDNALLLEFLRGEIYVREAWEEEGIVRVKLDERFAERFFLELPKFLAENRLALRLFKPHTSPLERILMKRFNVGWKE, encoded by the coding sequence ATGGGCACCTACATTATCGAGACCCGGAACCTCACCAAGTTCTTCGGTAAGATGAACGCCGTCTATCATCTCAACCTCAGGGTGCCCAAGGGGGCTGTCTACGGCTTTCTGGGGCCCAACGGTGCGGGAAAGACCACCACCATAAAGATGCTCACCGGGGCTTTGAGACCAACCTACGGTGAGATAAGGATCTTTGACCTCGAGATGCCCCGCCAGAGGGTCGAGATAATGCGTAACGTTGGCTACATGCCCGAGAGACCCCTCGCCTACGAGGACATGACTATCTTCGAGTTTCTGACTTACATGGGCCGCCTTCTGGGACTTCCAAAGGACGAGGCGGTGAGGGAGGCGAGGGAGCTGATGGCCTACACGGGCGTTGGAAAGCTGGCCTTCAAGGGGATAAAGGAGCTCTCGAGCGGCCAGAGGCAGAGGGTCACCTTCGCCATGGCCCTCCTCGGGGATCCGGAGCTCCTCATCCTCGACGAGCCAACGAGCAACCTCGACCCGCTGGGGAGGATGGAGTTCATAGGCAAGGTTCTGGAGCTGGCAAAGAGCGGGAAGACCATATTCGTGAGCTCCCACATTGTGAGCGAGATAGAGAGGATGTGCAACCACGTCGGGCTTATAAAGGACGGCGAGCTCATCGAACAGGGGCGCGTCAGGGAGCTCGTAAAGGTCGACGGAACGGACTACGATGTGATGGTTTCCGACAACGCTCTTCTCCTCGAGTTCCTCAGGGGAGAGATCTACGTTAGGGAAGCGTGGGAGGAGGAAGGTATTGTGAGGGTAAAGCTGGATGAGAGGTTCGCCGAGAGGTTCTTTCTGGAGCTTCCAAAGTTTCTGGCCGAGAACAGACTCGCGCTCAGGCTCTTCAAACCCCACACCAGCCCGCTGGAGAGGATCCTGATGAAGCGCTTCAACGTGGGGTGGAAGGAATGA
- a CDS encoding ABC transporter permease gives MSPKPDPLRSPLWVVFEGEFRRLIRSRKLKVLFAVTFFPALIYLLNPNSTGTGVEAMLESFQALMLQLLPDYWIGIIGQLIAIILMSDLLGGEIDRGTIRLLLARPLRLSEMITAKFLAGLSALAVLFGIPYLTVWLYNPVVYDAGFEGLREGLPQLLLVLGVTLLVLALLGALAMLVSALIPRSLYASLATFGIVFLLQFLLPQIPYIRNPERYTLGYQAVVLLKASFDKLDLSVFTGVPSHTALYFGGTTLLLLTFTWAVLMRRDFPD, from the coding sequence ATGAGCCCTAAACCAGACCCCCTCCGGAGTCCCCTGTGGGTCGTCTTCGAGGGCGAGTTCAGGAGGCTCATCCGTTCGAGGAAGCTCAAGGTTCTCTTTGCTGTAACGTTCTTCCCGGCTTTGATATACCTCCTTAACCCGAATTCAACAGGGACCGGCGTTGAGGCCATGCTGGAGTCTTTTCAGGCCCTGATGCTCCAGCTTCTCCCAGACTACTGGATAGGTATAATCGGTCAGCTCATAGCCATAATCCTGATGAGCGACCTCCTTGGGGGGGAGATAGACAGGGGGACGATAAGGCTCCTGCTTGCGAGACCCCTGAGGCTCAGCGAGATGATCACCGCCAAGTTCCTCGCGGGGTTAAGTGCCCTCGCGGTCCTCTTTGGGATTCCCTATCTTACCGTCTGGCTCTACAATCCCGTGGTCTACGACGCCGGCTTTGAGGGTCTCCGCGAGGGTCTTCCCCAGCTCCTCCTCGTTCTCGGAGTAACCCTGCTCGTTCTGGCGCTCCTCGGGGCACTGGCGATGCTCGTTTCAGCTCTCATACCCCGCTCCCTGTACGCCTCTCTGGCGACCTTTGGAATCGTCTTCCTCCTTCAGTTCCTCCTTCCCCAGATACCCTACATCCGGAATCCGGAGAGGTACACCCTCGGCTATCAGGCGGTCGTTCTTCTCAAGGCCAGCTTCGACAAACTCGACCTGAGCGTTTTCACCGGAGTTCCATCCCACACGGCCCTTTACTTCGGCGGAACGACCCTTCTCCTGCTGACCTTTACGTGGGCGGTTCTGATGAGGAGGGACTTCCCGGACTGA
- a CDS encoding methylmalonyl-CoA mutase gives MTFDKEKLSKIREEEKRWEETTVKKLIERRPERKEKFMTDDGFEIKRTYTPADLGEDWDYLEKLGFPGEYPFTRGVYATMYRGRFWTMRQYAGFGTAEESNRRYKYLLEQGQTGLSVAFDLPTQIGYDSDHPMSEGEVGKVGVAIDSLWDMEILFDGIPLDKVSTSMTINSTAANLLAMYILVAEKQGVSQEKLRGTVQNDVLKEYIARGTYIFPPQPSMRLTTDIIMYCAENVPKWNPISISGYHIREAGANAVQEVAFTLADGVEYVKAVIDRGMDVDRFAPRLSFFFNAHNNFLEEIAKFRAARKLWAYIMKEWFNAKNPRSMLLRFHTQTAGSTLTAQQPENNIVRVAIQALAAVLGGTQSLHTNSYDEALSLPTEKSVRIALRTQQIIAYESGVVDTVDPLGGSYYIEWLTDHIYDEALKYIEKIQKMGGMMKAIERGYVQREIAESAYKVQKEIEEKKRIIVGVNEFVVDEPLDVEILKVDPSIREKQIERLKKLRSVRDGKKVEEILDKLRKAAETEDENLMPYIIEAHRHLATLGEVTDVLRDVWGEYRAPLVF, from the coding sequence ATGACCTTCGATAAGGAAAAGCTCTCGAAGATTAGGGAGGAGGAAAAGCGCTGGGAGGAAACGACGGTTAAGAAGCTCATCGAGAGGAGGCCCGAGAGAAAGGAGAAGTTCATGACGGACGACGGCTTTGAGATAAAGCGGACTTATACTCCCGCGGACCTTGGAGAGGACTGGGACTACCTCGAAAAGCTCGGTTTTCCCGGCGAGTACCCCTTCACCCGCGGGGTTTACGCGACGATGTACCGCGGCAGGTTCTGGACGATGAGGCAGTACGCGGGTTTCGGAACGGCCGAGGAGTCGAACAGGCGGTACAAATACCTTCTTGAGCAGGGACAGACGGGTTTGAGCGTCGCCTTTGACCTTCCAACCCAGATAGGTTACGACAGCGATCACCCGATGAGCGAGGGTGAGGTGGGTAAGGTCGGTGTTGCCATAGACTCCCTCTGGGATATGGAGATACTCTTCGATGGTATTCCTCTGGATAAGGTCTCAACTTCGATGACCATCAACTCCACCGCGGCCAACCTTCTGGCCATGTACATACTCGTTGCCGAAAAGCAGGGCGTTTCTCAGGAAAAGCTCCGCGGAACGGTTCAGAACGACGTGCTCAAGGAGTACATAGCGCGCGGCACCTACATCTTCCCGCCCCAGCCGAGCATGAGGCTCACCACGGACATCATCATGTACTGCGCCGAGAACGTTCCCAAGTGGAACCCCATCTCAATAAGCGGCTACCACATCAGGGAGGCCGGGGCAAATGCCGTTCAGGAGGTTGCCTTCACCCTCGCGGACGGTGTGGAGTACGTCAAGGCCGTCATCGACAGGGGGATGGACGTTGACAGGTTCGCCCCGAGACTGAGCTTCTTCTTCAACGCCCACAACAACTTCCTCGAGGAGATAGCCAAGTTCAGGGCCGCCAGAAAACTCTGGGCCTACATCATGAAGGAGTGGTTCAACGCCAAAAATCCAAGGAGCATGCTCCTGCGCTTCCACACCCAGACGGCCGGGTCAACCCTGACCGCCCAGCAGCCGGAGAACAACATAGTTCGCGTTGCCATTCAGGCCCTCGCGGCCGTTCTCGGCGGAACCCAGAGTCTTCACACCAACTCCTACGACGAGGCCCTTTCCCTGCCGACGGAGAAGAGCGTCCGCATAGCCCTCAGAACCCAGCAGATCATAGCCTACGAAAGCGGTGTGGTCGACACCGTAGACCCGCTTGGGGGTTCCTACTACATCGAGTGGCTCACGGACCACATCTATGACGAGGCCCTGAAGTACATTGAGAAGATCCAGAAGATGGGAGGGATGATGAAGGCCATTGAACGGGGCTACGTCCAGAGGGAGATAGCGGAGAGTGCCTACAAAGTCCAGAAGGAGATAGAGGAGAAGAAGCGTATAATAGTCGGCGTTAACGAGTTCGTGGTTGACGAACCTCTGGACGTCGAGATACTCAAGGTCGACCCGAGCATAAGGGAGAAGCAGATCGAGAGGCTCAAAAAGCTCCGTTCCGTAAGAGATGGTAAAAAAGTTGAGGAAATCCTTGATAAGCTCAGGAAAGCAGCGGAAACCGAGGACGAGAACCTCATGCCCTACATCATAGAGGCCCACAGGCACCTCGCAACCCTCGGGGAGGTTACCGACGTTCTGAGGGACGTCTGGGGCGAGTACAGGGCCCCGCTGGTGTTCTGA
- a CDS encoding 50S ribosomal protein L39e, translating into MARNKPFAKKLRLAKAAKQNRRVPVWVILKTSREVMTHPKRRMWRRTKLKE; encoded by the coding sequence ATGGCGAGAAACAAACCCTTTGCGAAGAAGCTCAGGCTTGCCAAGGCCGCCAAGCAGAACAGACGCGTTCCGGTCTGGGTCATCCTCAAGACCAGCAGGGAGGTCATGACCCATCCGAAGAGGAGGATGTGGAGAAGGACCAAGCTCAAGGAGTGA
- a CDS encoding 50S ribosomal protein L31e produces MIRPGEEVMFVVPIRKIKKRVPRWKRAPRAARFVREWIARHAKADEVVIGTDVNEKLWERGAEKPPNKIRVKVIVEESEGKRIARVSLA; encoded by the coding sequence ATGATCAGACCCGGAGAGGAAGTTATGTTCGTCGTTCCCATCAGGAAGATAAAGAAGCGCGTTCCGCGCTGGAAGAGGGCACCGAGGGCTGCAAGATTCGTCCGCGAGTGGATAGCGAGGCACGCCAAGGCCGACGAGGTGGTCATCGGAACGGACGTCAACGAGAAGCTCTGGGAGCGCGGGGCGGAGAAACCGCCGAACAAGATCCGCGTCAAGGTTATCGTCGAGGAGAGCGAAGGCAAGAGGATTGCCCGGGTTTCCCTCGCCTGA
- a CDS encoding translation initiation factor IF-6, with product MRIERMDFENSPYLGVYGLVTDRVALIREGLSSRKLETLGGVLGVPLVETSVMKSRIIGIFAAGNSRAIVVPWYVWDTELERIKEGLREHDLDMEVVPFKSTLTALGNLILANDRAALVSAKFTREEAKKLGDILDVEVERGMIGDFHAVGSAGVVTNRGGLVHPEATDEELEWLRDLFGVDIYVGTANMGVPFVGSCVLANSNGVVVGSLTTGPEIVKIEEALGFLD from the coding sequence ATGCGAATAGAAAGGATGGATTTTGAGAACTCCCCGTACCTTGGAGTTTACGGCCTCGTCACCGACAGGGTAGCCCTCATCAGGGAGGGTCTAAGCTCGCGAAAGCTTGAAACCCTCGGGGGAGTTCTCGGAGTCCCTCTCGTGGAGACGAGCGTTATGAAGTCCCGCATAATCGGCATATTCGCCGCCGGGAACTCCAGAGCGATAGTCGTCCCGTGGTATGTCTGGGACACCGAGCTGGAGCGGATAAAAGAGGGACTCAGGGAGCACGACCTGGATATGGAGGTTGTTCCCTTCAAAAGCACACTCACGGCCCTTGGCAACCTCATCCTGGCCAACGACAGGGCGGCGCTGGTGAGTGCCAAGTTCACCCGTGAGGAGGCAAAAAAGCTCGGGGACATACTCGACGTTGAGGTTGAGAGGGGCATGATAGGCGACTTCCATGCCGTTGGGAGTGCGGGGGTCGTTACGAACAGGGGCGGGCTCGTCCATCCCGAGGCCACGGATGAGGAACTTGAGTGGCTCCGCGATCTCTTCGGGGTGGATATATACGTTGGAACCGCCAACATGGGCGTTCCCTTCGTCGGCTCATGCGTCCTTGCAAACTCCAACGGTGTCGTCGTTGGAAGCCTTACAACCGGACCCGAGATAGTTAAGATTGAAGAGGCCCTTGGTTTCCTTGACTGA
- the rpl18a gene encoding 50S ribosomal protein L18Ae yields the protein MEVKVFRIRGVFERNGKKERFSREYRGLKAEDVVEILYSEVGSKHRVPRNKIWIESVEEIKPEEAENPIVRKLSGL from the coding sequence ATGGAGGTTAAGGTCTTCAGGATTAGGGGTGTTTTCGAGAGGAACGGAAAAAAGGAGAGGTTCAGCAGGGAGTACCGCGGCCTTAAGGCCGAGGACGTCGTGGAAATCCTCTACTCAGAGGTGGGTAGCAAGCACAGGGTTCCGAGGAACAAGATCTGGATCGAGAGCGTTGAAGAGATAAAACCCGAAGAGGCCGAGAACCCGATAGTCAGAAAGCTCAGCGGGCTTTGA